In Bradyrhizobium guangxiense, the following are encoded in one genomic region:
- a CDS encoding DUF2798 domain-containing protein: MLGIPRRYSHFVFGIIQSGLTSLIAAGIASFPADNAMTFVAHWMVSWLIAWAAMLPIVLLAAPAIRAFALLLTRDERDPRAGRQA, from the coding sequence ATGCTCGGCATTCCCCGCCGCTACAGTCATTTCGTGTTCGGCATCATCCAGTCCGGATTGACCTCGCTGATCGCGGCTGGGATCGCCAGCTTTCCCGCAGACAATGCGATGACGTTCGTCGCGCACTGGATGGTGTCGTGGCTGATCGCCTGGGCCGCGATGTTGCCGATCGTGCTCCTGGCCGCGCCGGCGATCCGCGCCTTCGCGCTGCTTCTGACGCGGGACGAGAGGGATCCGCGAGCCGGCCGGCAGGCATGA
- a CDS encoding DUF6894 family protein: MPLFFFRIRNGRYSGCADQATEFADRDSAWKEMTSVCADMTAGIARKLQENSEWHMELLDEAKEPVFRIRIVAETLD; the protein is encoded by the coding sequence ATGCCGCTCTTTTTCTTCCGAATCCGAAATGGCCGTTATTCCGGCTGCGCGGATCAGGCGACGGAATTCGCCGATCGCGATTCCGCCTGGAAAGAAATGACCAGCGTCTGCGCCGACATGACCGCCGGCATTGCCCGCAAGCTCCAGGAAAATTCCGAATGGCACATGGAGCTGCTGGACGAGGCCAAGGAGCCCGTGTTCCGGATCCGCATCGTTGCCGAAACCCTCGACTAG
- a CDS encoding PaaI family thioesterase produces the protein MQMQPDAEFGLADARRILGEVFAPWVQDLDLAVERIEHAQPADVPDWQPGALLRMPFSERLCRNGGVVCGQALMALADTAMVIAILAANRGYRPMTTVDQTTHFMRAVSSMDVLADARVVRLGRTMSFGRVTLLSAGDNKPVAMVSSAFAMLPG, from the coding sequence ATGCAAATGCAGCCAGACGCCGAATTCGGCCTCGCCGACGCCAGGCGCATCCTCGGCGAGGTTTTTGCGCCCTGGGTCCAGGATCTCGACCTCGCGGTCGAGCGCATCGAGCACGCGCAGCCGGCGGATGTGCCGGACTGGCAGCCGGGCGCGCTGCTGCGCATGCCGTTCTCGGAGCGGCTGTGCCGGAACGGCGGCGTGGTCTGCGGCCAGGCCCTGATGGCGCTCGCCGACACCGCGATGGTGATCGCGATCCTCGCCGCCAATCGCGGCTATCGCCCGATGACCACGGTCGACCAGACCACGCATTTCATGCGCGCGGTCTCCTCAATGGACGTGCTGGCGGATGCGCGCGTGGTGCGGCTCGGGCGCACCATGAGCTTTGGCCGCGTCACGCTGCTGTCGGCCGGCGACAACAAGCCGGTCGCAATGGTGTCCAGCGCGTTCGCGATGTTGCCGGGATGA
- a CDS encoding PilZ domain-containing protein — MIEKRTAQRHRVFKAGKITFAHNGIACTVRNMSASGAAIDLDAPVTLPRSLTLSIARDDFVRNCRTVWRSDKRVGLAFVQ; from the coding sequence ATGATCGAGAAGCGGACAGCACAACGTCACCGTGTCTTCAAAGCTGGCAAGATCACCTTCGCGCACAACGGCATCGCTTGCACGGTGCGCAACATGTCGGCGAGCGGCGCGGCGATCGACCTCGACGCCCCCGTCACGTTGCCGCGATCGTTAACGCTCTCGATCGCGCGCGACGACTTCGTCCGGAATTGTCGCACAGTTTGGCGCAGTGACAAGCGCGTCGGCCTCGCCTTTGTGCAATAG
- a CDS encoding bifunctional transcriptional activator/DNA repair enzyme AdaA, with product MLDFDTQYDALRRRDVTLDGVIFVAVKTTGIYCRPVCPARTPLARNVTFYRSAAAAEHASFRPCLRCRPETAPFCPAWKGSRTTVERALALIENGELDHGGVERLAEQLGVGARHLARLFVRHLDASPLQVALSVRVRRARRLLDASDLPMAAVAERSGFSSAHRMSTAFARLYGRPPSTFRKKADASQLRHRWVR from the coding sequence ATGCTCGACTTCGACACTCAGTACGACGCCCTTCGCCGCCGCGACGTCACGTTGGACGGCGTGATATTCGTCGCGGTGAAAACAACGGGCATCTATTGTCGTCCCGTCTGCCCCGCGCGCACGCCGCTCGCCCGCAACGTAACCTTCTATCGCAGCGCAGCCGCGGCCGAACATGCCAGCTTCCGTCCTTGTCTGAGATGCCGCCCGGAAACAGCGCCGTTCTGTCCTGCATGGAAAGGCTCCAGGACAACGGTCGAACGCGCGCTCGCCCTCATCGAGAACGGAGAGCTCGACCACGGCGGCGTGGAGCGGCTGGCTGAACAGTTGGGAGTCGGTGCGCGGCACCTGGCGCGCCTGTTCGTGCGACATCTCGATGCCTCTCCACTGCAAGTGGCGCTGTCGGTCCGAGTGCGGCGCGCCAGGCGCCTGCTTGATGCAAGCGATCTTCCGATGGCCGCCGTCGCCGAACGCTCCGGCTTTTCGAGCGCACACCGCATGAGCACCGCATTCGCGCGACTGTACGGACGTCCGCCGTCGACCTTCCGGAAAAAGGCCGACGCTTCGCAACTCCGACACAGGTGGGTGCGATGA
- a CDS encoding PaaI family thioesterase, protein MITKRHGTVDAERQKRMSGLEFVQGLAAGTLPLNTIAQTLGYDVVEAENGRVVVALVPTSAHLNPAGTVHGGLTATLLDSCMGLAVQSTLDKGIGQTTIEFKISLLRPITPETGLITAEGKVLNCGRRIGTADGRVTDAQGRLLAHGTTTCLIFPT, encoded by the coding sequence ATGATCACGAAGAGACATGGAACGGTCGACGCCGAACGACAGAAGCGGATGAGCGGGCTGGAGTTCGTCCAGGGCCTTGCCGCCGGAACCCTGCCCCTCAACACGATCGCGCAGACCCTCGGCTATGACGTGGTGGAGGCCGAGAACGGCCGTGTCGTCGTCGCGCTGGTGCCGACCAGCGCTCACCTCAACCCGGCAGGTACGGTGCACGGTGGTCTCACGGCGACCTTGCTCGACAGTTGCATGGGCCTGGCGGTCCAGTCGACCCTCGACAAGGGGATCGGCCAGACCACGATCGAGTTCAAGATTTCGCTCCTGCGCCCCATCACACCGGAGACCGGCCTAATTACGGCCGAAGGCAAGGTTCTGAACTGCGGACGTCGCATCGGAACAGCCGACGGACGTGTGACAGATGCACAGGGCCGATTGCTCGCTCACGGCACGACCACGTGCCTGATTTTCCCGACTTGA
- a CDS encoding carboxymuconolactone decarboxylase family protein — translation MDKNYVDITRNISANLKKLRSDIPDTMKGFSALAQAATRDGALDKKTKELMALALGVAAHCDGCIGFHTEALVKLGATREEIEETLGMAVYMGGGPSLMYAADAIAAYEQFQQQSAAG, via the coding sequence ATGGACAAGAACTACGTCGACATCACCAGGAACATCTCGGCCAACCTGAAGAAGCTGCGAAGCGACATTCCCGACACCATGAAGGGATTTTCCGCACTCGCCCAGGCCGCGACGCGTGACGGCGCGCTGGACAAGAAGACCAAGGAGCTGATGGCGCTGGCGCTCGGCGTCGCGGCGCATTGCGACGGCTGCATCGGCTTTCACACCGAAGCGCTGGTCAAGCTCGGTGCGACACGCGAAGAGATCGAAGAAACGCTCGGCATGGCCGTCTACATGGGCGGCGGGCCGTCACTGATGTACGCGGCCGATGCGATTGCGGCGTACGAACAGTTCCAGCAGCAATCGGCCGCCGGATAA
- a CDS encoding efflux RND transporter permease subunit: MNLGLSGRLTKSTIASPLTPLFLLGALVVGLIAVVVIPREEEPQISVPMVDIRVNADGLRAPDAVELVRKPLESIVKGIDGVEHVYSQTEDDRVMVTARFLVGTKFEDAILRVHEKIRANLDRIPVGIPEPLIVGRGINDVAVTVLTLSPKPEAASRWTDKDLYELADKLRAELMKVDDIGLTYISGGAAQQIRVEPDPEKLSLFGITLQQLVAKVKDANRSFLAGQVRDAGIVRNVAAGQTLSGIPDIGLLLITSRDGRPVYVKDVASVVVGPSTIEHRVWTDSRDPVGQWARTPAVSLALAKRAGANAVVVSENIARRLEDLKSRLIPGDIQVTLTRDYGETANDKANELLFHLGLATVSIVVLIAIAIGWREALVTFVVIPTTILLTMFAANLMGYTINRVSLFALIFSIGILVDDAIVVVENIARHWGMRDGRPRLQATIEAVAEVGNPTIVATLTVVAALLPMLFVSGLMGPYMAPIPANASAAMLFSFFVAMVVAPWLMLKLAPRGEVVSAHAAHDEGRLGRLYRRFATPIVRSKRSAWIFLLGVGIATLLSMTLFATKSVTVKLLPFDNKSEIAVVVDLPEGASLEATERTLFEAAAIARRLPEVTSLQSYAGTPAPFNFNGLVRHYYLRQRPELGEVQVNLAARGERKRASHEIALELREKLKALDPPAGTSIKVVEVPPGPPVLSTLLAEVYGPDATTRRAVTAELKKVFAEVPFIVDIDDSIGEKRPRLRLSIDQDRLQFFGVEQRDVYDTIQALFGGISIGYSHRGEDRNPIEIAVHLGKRNLVWDEALASTPVPANTLPGSKTVVELGQVVKATMEEGSPTIFRRDGRFADMVMAELAGRFEAPLYGMLAVADRVDAHDWGRLPKPAISLHGQPSDESRPTLLWDGEWEITWVTFRDMGAAFGAAILGIYVLVVAQFRSFRLPLVILTPIPLTLIGILIGHWLLGAPFTATSMIGFIALAGIIVRNSILLVDFIRHSGGDRKSLREVVLEAGAVRFKPILLTALAAMIGAATILLDPIFQGLAISLLFGLASSTLLTVLVIPAIYIALRAPREATPTTAKSS, translated from the coding sequence GTGAATCTCGGGCTGTCCGGACGGTTGACCAAGTCGACCATCGCATCACCGCTTACGCCGCTATTCCTGCTCGGGGCGCTCGTCGTGGGGCTGATCGCCGTCGTGGTGATCCCGCGCGAGGAGGAGCCGCAGATCAGCGTCCCCATGGTCGATATCCGCGTCAACGCCGACGGCCTGCGCGCGCCCGACGCGGTCGAGCTGGTGAGAAAGCCGCTAGAATCGATCGTCAAGGGCATCGACGGCGTCGAGCATGTCTACAGCCAGACCGAGGACGACCGCGTGATGGTCACCGCGCGTTTCCTGGTCGGCACCAAGTTCGAGGATGCCATCCTGCGGGTCCACGAAAAGATCCGCGCCAATCTCGACCGCATTCCTGTCGGCATCCCCGAGCCGCTCATCGTCGGCCGGGGCATCAATGACGTTGCGGTGACGGTGCTGACGCTATCGCCCAAGCCGGAGGCCGCCAGCCGCTGGACCGACAAGGATCTCTACGAGCTCGCCGACAAGCTGCGGGCGGAGCTGATGAAGGTCGACGACATCGGCCTGACCTACATCTCCGGCGGCGCGGCGCAACAGATCCGGGTCGAGCCCGATCCGGAGAAGCTGTCGCTGTTCGGTATCACGCTGCAGCAGCTCGTGGCCAAGGTGAAGGACGCCAATCGCTCGTTCCTGGCCGGGCAAGTCCGCGATGCCGGCATCGTGCGGAACGTCGCGGCGGGGCAGACGCTGTCCGGCATTCCCGACATCGGGCTGTTGCTAATCACGAGCCGCGACGGCCGGCCGGTGTATGTCAAGGATGTTGCCTCCGTCGTCGTTGGTCCAAGCACCATCGAGCATCGCGTCTGGACCGATTCCCGCGACCCTGTCGGGCAGTGGGCGCGTACGCCCGCCGTCAGCCTGGCGCTGGCCAAGCGGGCCGGTGCCAATGCCGTCGTCGTGTCCGAGAACATCGCGAGGCGCCTCGAAGACCTGAAGTCGCGCCTGATCCCTGGGGATATCCAGGTGACGTTGACCCGCGACTACGGCGAGACTGCCAACGACAAGGCCAACGAGCTGCTGTTCCACCTCGGCCTTGCGACCGTCTCGATCGTCGTCCTGATCGCGATCGCGATCGGCTGGCGCGAAGCGCTGGTGACGTTCGTCGTGATTCCCACGACGATCCTGCTCACGATGTTTGCTGCCAATCTGATGGGCTACACCATCAACCGCGTCAGCCTGTTCGCGTTGATCTTCTCCATCGGCATTCTCGTCGACGACGCCATTGTCGTCGTCGAGAACATCGCGCGGCACTGGGGCATGCGCGACGGCCGGCCGCGCCTGCAGGCGACCATCGAGGCGGTGGCGGAGGTCGGCAACCCCACCATCGTCGCGACATTGACCGTGGTCGCCGCGCTGCTGCCGATGCTGTTCGTGTCGGGCCTGATGGGCCCCTATATGGCCCCGATCCCGGCCAATGCGTCGGCGGCCATGCTGTTCTCGTTCTTCGTTGCGATGGTGGTCGCGCCTTGGCTGATGCTCAAGCTGGCACCGAGGGGCGAGGTCGTCTCGGCGCATGCGGCCCACGATGAAGGCCGGCTCGGCCGGCTCTATCGGCGCTTCGCCACGCCGATCGTGCGGAGCAAGCGGTCGGCCTGGATATTCCTGCTCGGCGTCGGCATCGCGACGCTGCTGTCGATGACGCTGTTTGCAACCAAGTCGGTGACGGTCAAGCTTCTGCCGTTCGACAACAAGTCCGAGATCGCCGTGGTCGTCGACCTGCCGGAAGGCGCGAGCCTGGAGGCGACCGAGCGCACCCTGTTCGAGGCGGCCGCGATCGCACGGCGATTGCCGGAGGTCACCTCGCTGCAATCCTATGCCGGCACGCCGGCGCCTTTCAATTTCAACGGCCTGGTGCGTCACTATTACTTGCGCCAGAGGCCCGAGCTCGGCGAGGTGCAGGTCAACTTGGCTGCGCGCGGTGAGCGCAAGCGGGCGAGCCATGAGATCGCGCTCGAGCTGCGCGAGAAGCTGAAGGCGCTCGATCCGCCCGCGGGCACCAGCATCAAGGTGGTCGAGGTGCCGCCCGGGCCGCCGGTGCTTTCGACGCTGCTCGCCGAGGTCTACGGTCCCGATGCGACCACGCGCCGTGCGGTCACGGCCGAGCTCAAGAAGGTGTTTGCCGAAGTGCCGTTCATCGTCGACATCGACGATTCCATCGGCGAGAAGCGGCCGCGGCTGCGGCTCTCGATCGACCAGGACCGGCTCCAATTCTTCGGCGTCGAGCAGCGCGACGTCTACGACACCATCCAGGCGCTGTTCGGTGGGATATCGATCGGCTACTCGCATCGTGGCGAGGACCGCAACCCGATCGAGATCGCGGTGCATCTTGGAAAGCGTAATCTGGTCTGGGACGAGGCGCTGGCCTCGACGCCGGTGCCGGCCAACACGTTGCCCGGCAGCAAGACGGTGGTCGAACTCGGCCAGGTCGTGAAGGCGACCATGGAGGAGGGCTCGCCTACCATCTTCCGCCGTGACGGTCGCTTCGCCGACATGGTGATGGCCGAGCTTGCCGGGCGCTTCGAGGCACCGCTTTACGGAATGCTCGCAGTTGCCGATCGTGTGGATGCCCATGACTGGGGCAGGCTGCCGAAGCCAGCGATCAGCCTGCACGGCCAACCATCGGACGAGTCGCGGCCTACGCTGCTGTGGGACGGCGAGTGGGAGATTACCTGGGTGACCTTTCGCGACATGGGCGCCGCCTTCGGTGCGGCCATCCTCGGCATCTACGTGCTGGTCGTCGCCCAGTTCAGGAGCTTCCGTTTGCCGCTCGTGATCCTGACGCCGATTCCGCTGACGTTGATCGGCATCCTGATCGGGCACTGGCTGCTGGGTGCGCCGTTCACCGCGACCTCGATGATCGGCTTCATCGCGCTGGCCGGCATCATCGTGCGCAACTCGATCCTGCTGGTCGATTTCATCAGGCACAGCGGTGGAGACCGCAAGTCGCTTCGCGAGGTGGTGCTGGAAGCCGGCGCGGTCCGCTTCAAGCCGATCCTGCTCACCGCGCTTGCGGCGATGATCGGGGCTGCGACCATCCTGCTCGATCCGATCTTCCAGGGATTGGCGATCTCGCTCCTGTTCGGGCTTGCCTCGTCAACGCTGCTCACCGTGCTGGTCATTCCCGCGATATATATCGCCTTGCGCGCCCCGCGCGAGGCGACTCCGACCACAGCCAAATCCAGCTAA
- a CDS encoding efflux RND transporter periplasmic adaptor subunit: protein MARYLGLLAAFAATGLSGTPATAAETLVVTPQSIADEKAVFATVESISVVPARGRIGGTVAQLKVREGDRVAAGQAIATIGDDKLVLQMKSLDAQIEALQAQANQAQLDFTRTEGLVERGILPRVKLDEQRTALNVAENGLRAKTAERAVINEQLNQGQVLAPADGRVLKRLITVGSVVLAGDPIVTVAQQNFKLRLRVPERHARWLKPGDRIRVDGAEFVGEAAKSGVIDLVYPQIEEGRVIADATVEGLGEYFVGDRLRVWIAGGARPAFVIPASYVTTRFGIDYVQLRKGGETIDVPVQRGREMPTPSLPDGLEILSGIRADDQLVRP, encoded by the coding sequence ATGGCGAGATATTTGGGCTTGCTGGCCGCGTTCGCGGCGACCGGCCTGTCTGGAACACCTGCGACCGCGGCCGAGACGCTCGTCGTCACGCCGCAATCGATCGCAGACGAAAAGGCGGTATTCGCCACAGTTGAAAGCATCAGCGTGGTGCCGGCGCGCGGACGCATCGGCGGCACCGTGGCTCAGCTCAAGGTCAGGGAAGGTGATCGCGTTGCCGCCGGCCAGGCGATCGCGACCATCGGCGACGACAAGCTCGTGCTGCAGATGAAATCGCTCGACGCGCAGATCGAGGCGCTGCAGGCGCAGGCGAATCAGGCGCAGCTCGACTTCACCCGGACCGAAGGGCTGGTCGAGCGCGGTATCCTGCCACGGGTCAAGCTCGACGAGCAGCGCACCGCGCTGAACGTCGCCGAGAACGGCCTGCGTGCCAAGACTGCCGAACGTGCGGTGATCAACGAGCAGCTCAACCAGGGGCAGGTGCTGGCGCCGGCGGATGGCCGCGTGCTGAAGAGGCTCATCACCGTGGGATCCGTGGTGCTTGCCGGCGATCCGATCGTTACCGTCGCCCAGCAGAATTTCAAGCTGCGGCTTCGCGTGCCGGAGCGGCATGCGCGCTGGCTCAAGCCGGGGGACAGGATTCGCGTCGACGGCGCTGAGTTCGTCGGCGAAGCCGCCAAGTCGGGCGTCATCGACCTCGTCTATCCCCAGATCGAGGAGGGGCGCGTCATTGCGGACGCGACCGTCGAGGGGCTCGGCGAGTATTTCGTCGGCGATCGCTTGCGGGTCTGGATCGCCGGCGGGGCGCGGCCGGCCTTCGTCATCCCTGCGAGCTATGTGACCACCCGTTTCGGCATCGACTACGTCCAGCTCCGGAAAGGCGGCGAGACGATCGACGTGCCGGTGCAGCGCGGCCGCGAGATGCCGACGCCCTCGCTTCCCGACGGCCTCGAGATCCTGTCGGGCATCCGGGCCGATGACCAATTGGTGCGGCCGTGA
- a CDS encoding ArsR/SmtB family transcription factor, with the protein MERAADQASELLKALANRHRLLIICQLIDGEHSVGELAEFLNLRDSTVSQHLALLRKDGLVSARREAQTVFYSIASEPAREVLKTLYQAFCAPNSARTK; encoded by the coding sequence ATGGAGCGGGCGGCGGATCAGGCGAGTGAGCTGCTGAAGGCGCTCGCCAATCGACATCGCCTGCTGATCATCTGCCAGCTGATCGATGGCGAGCACTCGGTTGGCGAACTCGCTGAGTTCCTGAACCTGCGGGACTCCACGGTGTCGCAACATCTTGCGCTCCTTCGCAAGGATGGCCTGGTGTCCGCTCGGCGTGAGGCACAGACGGTCTTCTATTCGATCGCCAGCGAGCCGGCGCGCGAGGTGCTGAAGACGCTGTACCAGGCATTCTGCGCGCCGAACTCCGCGAGGACCAAATGA
- a CDS encoding NAD(P)/FAD-dependent oxidoreductase has protein sequence MAEVVIIGAGLSGTLMAYELLPQLRKDDRLSVISQGAVYHFVPSNPWVAVGWRKREEIEIDLADVMKRKGVRLLTQGAKRVHPTENRIELGDGTSIDYDYLVVATGPELAFDEIPGLGPQGHTQSICHVDHAAHAREAFEKLAANPGPVVIGAVQGASCFGPAYEFLFILETELRRRKLRDRVPMTFVTSEPYIGHLGLDGVGDTKGLLESEMREKHIKWITNARVDNVAPGMMTVEEFSDDGMSRKAHELPFVYSMMLPAFRGVEAVRGIEKLTNPRGFLVVDKHQQNPAFPNVFAVGVCVAIAPVGATPVPVGVPKTGFMIESMVTATAINIGALLRGKATTAQPTWNAICLADFGDSGVAFLAQPQIPPRNVNWSSKGEWVHFAKVAFEKYFLRKMRRGESEPFYERFLLDRLNIAKIKEVRTGT, from the coding sequence ATGGCGGAAGTTGTAATTATCGGAGCCGGTCTGAGCGGAACGCTGATGGCCTATGAATTGCTGCCCCAGTTGAGAAAGGACGATCGCCTCAGCGTCATCTCGCAAGGCGCCGTCTATCATTTCGTCCCATCAAATCCCTGGGTCGCGGTCGGGTGGCGCAAGCGCGAAGAGATCGAGATCGATCTCGCGGACGTGATGAAGCGCAAGGGAGTGCGGCTGTTGACGCAGGGCGCAAAGCGCGTCCACCCGACCGAGAACCGGATCGAGCTCGGCGACGGCACGTCGATCGACTACGACTATCTGGTCGTCGCGACCGGCCCTGAACTTGCATTCGACGAAATCCCCGGCCTCGGGCCGCAGGGTCATACCCAGTCGATCTGCCACGTCGATCACGCCGCGCACGCTCGTGAAGCCTTCGAGAAGCTCGCGGCCAATCCCGGCCCGGTCGTGATCGGAGCTGTTCAGGGCGCCTCCTGCTTCGGCCCGGCCTACGAATTCCTCTTCATCCTGGAAACCGAGCTGCGCCGGCGCAAGCTGCGCGACCGGGTTCCGATGACCTTCGTCACCTCGGAGCCCTATATCGGCCACCTCGGTCTCGACGGCGTCGGGGACACCAAGGGTCTGCTGGAAAGCGAGATGCGCGAGAAGCACATCAAGTGGATCACCAACGCCCGCGTCGACAATGTCGCCCCCGGCATGATGACGGTGGAGGAGTTTTCCGACGACGGCATGTCCCGCAAGGCTCATGAGCTGCCATTCGTCTACTCCATGATGTTGCCCGCCTTTCGCGGCGTCGAGGCGGTGCGCGGCATCGAGAAGCTGACCAACCCGCGCGGCTTCCTCGTGGTCGACAAGCATCAGCAGAACCCCGCCTTCCCCAACGTGTTTGCGGTCGGTGTCTGCGTGGCGATCGCGCCGGTTGGCGCAACGCCGGTGCCGGTCGGCGTCCCCAAGACCGGCTTCATGATCGAATCCATGGTGACGGCGACCGCGATCAACATCGGCGCGCTGCTCCGTGGCAAGGCGACGACGGCGCAGCCGACCTGGAATGCGATCTGCCTCGCCGATTTCGGCGACTCCGGGGTCGCCTTCCTGGCGCAGCCGCAGATCCCGCCGCGCAACGTCAATTGGTCCTCCAAGGGCGAATGGGTGCACTTCGCCAAGGTCGCCTTCGAGAAATACTTCCTGCGCAAGATGCGGCGCGGCGAGAGCGAGCCGTTCTACGAGCGCTTCCTGCTCGACAGGCTCAATATCGCCAAGATCAAGGAGGTCCGAACCGGCACATGA
- the trxC gene encoding thioredoxin TrxC — MSTTRQIVCGRCGRINRLPAERAAEGARCGACHQPMFTGQPIEVDEAAFGRHVASSDIPVLVDVWAPWCGPCRAMAPMFERAAQQLEPAVRLLKLNSDNAPALSSRLNISGIPTLLLMRGGREIARQSGAMDTRSIVAWTEANLTRS, encoded by the coding sequence ATGAGCACGACACGCCAGATCGTCTGCGGACGCTGCGGCCGCATCAACCGCCTGCCCGCCGAGCGCGCAGCGGAAGGTGCGCGCTGCGGCGCCTGCCACCAGCCGATGTTCACCGGCCAACCGATCGAGGTGGACGAAGCAGCGTTCGGTCGCCATGTCGCCAGCAGCGATATTCCCGTGCTCGTCGACGTCTGGGCGCCATGGTGCGGCCCCTGCCGCGCCATGGCACCGATGTTCGAGCGCGCGGCGCAGCAGCTCGAGCCCGCCGTGCGGCTCTTGAAGCTGAATTCGGACAACGCACCCGCATTGTCGTCGCGGCTCAACATCAGCGGCATTCCGACGCTGCTGCTGATGCGTGGCGGCCGCGAGATCGCCCGCCAGTCCGGCGCGATGGATACGCGCAGCATCGTCGCCTGGACCGAAGCCAACCTGACCCGTTCGTAG
- a CDS encoding YgaP family membrane protein — protein sequence MNVDKAVLAFAGFVVLLGLALGTYVNAYWYLLTAFAGLNMLQASFTGFCPAAIVFRKLGLSSGCAFS from the coding sequence ATGAATGTCGACAAAGCCGTTCTCGCGTTCGCGGGATTCGTCGTCCTGCTCGGTCTCGCACTGGGCACCTATGTGAATGCGTATTGGTACCTGCTGACGGCCTTTGCCGGCCTGAACATGTTGCAGGCCTCGTTCACGGGCTTCTGCCCGGCAGCCATCGTGTTCAGGAAGCTCGGCCTGAGCAGCGGCTGCGCGTTCTCCTGA